The Hydrogenothermus marinus DNA segment CTAAAACTTCGTCCCTGCTTAAGTCTTCAAAATTAACAAAATCCCTTTTCAAGAATATTTCCTCCATTTATTTAGGAAGTAAAAAATATAACATTGTTTGATTTTTTCTTCAAGAGTTTTTGAATTATTTTTTCTCTTTTAATATATCTGGTCTTTCTTGCTTAACTTCTAAGAATATTTCTACTCTATCATTCATTCTTTGAAGGATAGGATTTTTCCATTTATAAATAGGTCTTGTATCTCCATAAGCTTCAAGTATTATTTTTTTTCTATCAATTCCATTTTTTATCAGAATATTAGCTATAACTTCTGCTCTTTTAATTGATAAATCCCAGCTATCTTTTATTCCAGGTGGTAGTTTTGACTTATTTTTTATAAAAGCATGTCCTATTATTTTTATATTATCAAAGTAATTTTGATATTTTTTTATTGCTTTTGCAATTTCTGGAATTGCTTTTTGTGCATCTGGTGTTAATATATAACTATCTTGTTTAAATGCTATATCATTAAAAAGTCTAATTAATACATAATTTTCAATACTATCAATTTGATATGCATAAATTGGAAGAACTCTTTTTAATCTTTGCTTTACTTTCTTTGCAACATCTTCTTGTAAAAGACTAATTGGAGGAACTACTGCTACTGTAATTGAATATTCTTTTATTTTTTCACCTTGGAAATACCACAAAAATTTCATAAGTTTTTTGACATCTAATACAGACATTGCATATAACAAAATAAAAAAAGTTAGAAGTAAAGACATTAAATCACTAAAACTTATAAGCCATCCAGGAGCTGCAGGACATTCTTCTTTTTTCTTTCTTGCCATTTTCTCCTCTAAAAATCTTTAACTTGTATTACAAATTCAACCCTTCTATTTTTCATTCTTCCTTCTGGTGTATTATTAGGGGCTATAGGTCTTGAAGGTCCATATCCTCTAACATTTAATAAATCAGGATCATATCCACAGTTTATGAACAATTTCATAATATATAAAGCTCTTTTTAAAGAAAGATCTAAATTTAATTTATAACTTCCTTGATTATCTGTATGGCCTTCTATTGTTAATGGAAGGCCAAGTTCTTGCAGATTTTTACATATTGTCATTATATAAGGTATTGCAGATTTATAAGGAATTTCACTTCCAACTGGAAACATTTTATCAGTATTTACTCTAAATCTTATAATAGAACCATGCTCTTCAACTTCTGAATTTATTCCAGCTTTCTTTAATGATTCTTTTAAGGCTCTTAATTTATTTTTTAATTTTTTTCTTTTATTTTTTATTTTTGGATACATATTTTTAAATTCTACAGGTATATTGCTTTCCTTTAATAACTTTTCTTCAAATTGAACCTTTCTTCCACCTAAGTATTCAGTAAAACCTTTTATTAACATATGGAACTTTTGTAAAGAAATAGTACCCATAGAAAAAAGTAATATAAAGAATGTAAGAACAAGAGACATTAAGTCCCCAAAACTTATAAGCCATGCAGGAATTGTTTTACATTCCTGCTTTTTTTCTTTTCGAGGCAAATATTATTCACCGCCTTTTATACCAAATAAGGTATTTAATGTTCCTCTAAACAAGTTAGGGTTAGTTCCTTTATCTATAGCATTAACAGTAAGTATATAACTTTCTTTAACTATCATTTCTACATCTTTGTAATATTTCAATTTTTTTGTAATTGGTATAGCAAATGCATTGGCTAAAAC contains these protein-coding regions:
- a CDS encoding OmpA/MotB family protein, whose amino-acid sequence is MPRKEKKQECKTIPAWLISFGDLMSLVLTFFILLFSMGTISLQKFHMLIKGFTEYLGGRKVQFEEKLLKESNIPVEFKNMYPKIKNKRKKLKNKLRALKESLKKAGINSEVEEHGSIIRFRVNTDKMFPVGSEIPYKSAIPYIMTICKNLQELGLPLTIEGHTDNQGSYKLNLDLSLKRALYIMKLFINCGYDPDLLNVRGYGPSRPIAPNNTPEGRMKNRRVEFVIQVKDF
- a CDS encoding OmpA/MotB family protein, with protein sequence MARKKKEECPAAPGWLISFSDLMSLLLTFFILLYAMSVLDVKKLMKFLWYFQGEKIKEYSITVAVVPPISLLQEDVAKKVKQRLKRVLPIYAYQIDSIENYVLIRLFNDIAFKQDSYILTPDAQKAIPEIAKAIKKYQNYFDNIKIIGHAFIKNKSKLPPGIKDSWDLSIKRAEVIANILIKNGIDRKKIILEAYGDTRPIYKWKNPILQRMNDRVEIFLEVKQERPDILKEKK